Proteins from a genomic interval of Pseudomonas sp. RC10:
- a CDS encoding ATP-binding protein, with protein sequence MTPLNAIPTAPLSAASATSKDNLSDIELLHTISMALIGEQDLEALYGKIVDAAVSITGSQFGTMQKLCPPDHASGHGGELQLLASRGLPPEAIGFWQWVSPTAYSSCTMALKLGERAVIPDFEQWADISGTEDLQAFRRTGIRAAQTTPLLSRSGDLLGMISTHWSQPHQPSERDLRLLDILSRQAADLLERTVAEESLRAREQELARTCTMLLEIEEQQRRGAAELRRLNETLEQRVAERTADLMQAEEKLRQSQKMEAVGQLTGGLAHDFNNLLAGISGSLELMGKRIVQGRLAEVDKYMAAAQGGAKRAAALTHRLLAFSRRQALEPRATHVNTLMHGMIELVQRTVGPGITLETAGAADLWPAFVDASQLENALLNLCINARDAMPDGGCITLRTSNEYVNRETALAHDMSEGHYLCLCVSDTGIGMTPEVIAHAFEPFFTTKPMGQGTGLGLSMIYGFAQQSGGQVRIQSRVGEGTSVFIYLPRHHEEGVPEASPRKISAVDVAQHGETVLLVDDEPTVRMLLADVLGELGYTVIEAADSLAGLRLLRSDMHIDVLVTDIGLPGGMNGWQMADAGREVRPALKTLFVTGYAESFVLDSGQLQPGMQLLTKPFEIDTLGGRLRDLLSS encoded by the coding sequence ATGACCCCTCTAAACGCCATCCCTACAGCACCTTTGTCCGCCGCGTCCGCGACGTCAAAGGATAACCTGTCCGACATCGAACTGCTGCACACCATCAGCATGGCGCTGATAGGCGAGCAGGACCTTGAAGCCCTGTACGGCAAGATCGTCGATGCAGCGGTGTCCATTACCGGTTCGCAGTTCGGCACGATGCAGAAACTTTGCCCTCCCGACCACGCGTCAGGGCATGGGGGCGAGCTTCAACTGCTGGCTTCTCGGGGCCTGCCCCCCGAAGCCATCGGATTCTGGCAATGGGTCAGCCCCACGGCCTACAGCAGTTGCACGATGGCGCTGAAACTGGGCGAACGAGCCGTCATCCCCGACTTCGAACAATGGGCCGACATTTCAGGCACCGAAGACCTGCAAGCCTTTCGCCGCACCGGCATCCGTGCCGCGCAGACGACGCCGCTGCTGTCGCGCAGTGGCGACCTGCTGGGCATGATTTCCACCCATTGGAGCCAACCTCACCAGCCGTCCGAGCGCGACTTGAGGTTGCTGGACATTCTGTCGCGCCAGGCTGCCGACCTTCTCGAACGCACGGTTGCAGAAGAGTCGTTGCGTGCGCGGGAACAGGAACTGGCACGCACCTGCACCATGCTGCTGGAAATCGAAGAGCAGCAGCGTCGAGGCGCCGCCGAGCTGCGCCGCCTGAACGAAACCCTGGAACAGCGCGTCGCCGAACGCACCGCCGATCTGATGCAGGCCGAAGAAAAACTGCGTCAGTCGCAAAAAATGGAGGCCGTTGGGCAACTGACGGGCGGCCTGGCCCACGACTTCAACAACCTGCTGGCGGGCATTTCGGGCTCCCTCGAACTCATGGGCAAACGGATCGTTCAGGGCCGGCTGGCCGAGGTGGACAAATACATGGCCGCCGCTCAGGGTGGCGCAAAGCGGGCCGCCGCGCTTACCCATCGCCTGCTGGCCTTCTCGCGACGCCAGGCCCTCGAACCGCGCGCCACCCACGTCAACACGCTGATGCACGGGATGATCGAGCTGGTCCAGCGGACCGTCGGCCCCGGCATCACGCTGGAAACCGCCGGTGCCGCTGATTTGTGGCCGGCGTTTGTCGACGCGAGCCAGCTGGAAAACGCGTTACTCAACCTGTGCATCAACGCCCGGGATGCCATGCCCGACGGCGGATGCATCACGCTCAGGACGTCCAACGAATACGTCAATCGCGAGACCGCGCTTGCTCACGACATGTCGGAAGGGCACTACCTGTGTCTGTGCGTCAGCGACACCGGCATCGGCATGACGCCGGAGGTGATCGCCCATGCCTTCGAACCGTTCTTCACCACCAAACCCATGGGGCAGGGCACAGGGCTTGGGCTGTCGATGATCTACGGTTTCGCCCAACAGTCGGGCGGGCAGGTGCGGATTCAGTCCCGCGTGGGCGAGGGCACGAGCGTGTTCATCTACCTGCCGCGCCACCATGAAGAAGGGGTGCCGGAAGCGTCGCCCCGGAAAATCTCTGCCGTAGATGTCGCGCAGCACGGGGAAACGGTGTTGCTGGTAGACGACGAACCCACCGTGCGCATGCTGCTGGCGGACGTATTGGGTGAACTCGGTTACACCGTGATCGAAGCTGCCGACAGCCTCGCCGGACTCAGGCTGCTGCGCTCGGACATGCACATCGACGTGCTGGTCACCGACATCGGCCTGCCGGGCGGCATGAATGGTTGGCAAATGGCCGACGCGGGACGGGAAGTGCGACCCGCGCTCAAGACGCTGTTCGTGACCGGGTACGCCGAAAGTTTCGTGCTCGACAGCGGTCAGCTTCAGCCGGGTATGCAGTTGCTGACCAAGCCGTTCGAGATCGACACCCTCGGTGGCCGCCTGCGCGACCTGCTGTCCTCATAA
- a CDS encoding DJ-1/PfpI family protein, producing the protein MKKVLMLLANGVEPMEMAAFTDILGWADLVGDEKIELVIAGLREEITSTFGLVIRPNRQLADLDLNAFDSLALPGGFEPSGFYEEALSEPFLETIRHFVEADKLVASVCVSSLCLGRAGVLHARQATVYHQVGGRRKQQLVETGATFVDQPVVRDGKLITSTGPGTASEVAFLLVEMLTNASNAARLREKMRFPTPSEAWFTTPQVPAA; encoded by the coding sequence GTGAAAAAGGTTTTGATGTTGCTCGCCAATGGCGTTGAACCCATGGAAATGGCGGCGTTCACCGACATTCTGGGTTGGGCCGACTTGGTAGGAGACGAAAAGATCGAACTGGTGATTGCGGGGCTGCGGGAGGAAATCACCTCGACGTTTGGCCTGGTGATTCGCCCCAATCGGCAGTTGGCCGATCTGGACCTGAATGCGTTCGACTCCCTGGCATTGCCGGGCGGTTTCGAACCCAGCGGGTTTTACGAGGAAGCGCTGAGTGAGCCGTTTCTGGAGACGATCCGCCACTTCGTCGAGGCCGACAAGCTCGTCGCCAGCGTCTGTGTCTCCTCGTTATGCCTGGGCCGGGCGGGCGTGCTGCACGCGCGCCAGGCCACGGTTTATCACCAGGTGGGCGGACGCCGAAAGCAGCAACTGGTGGAGACCGGTGCCACGTTCGTCGACCAACCGGTGGTGCGAGACGGGAAGCTGATCACATCCACTGGACCGGGCACGGCGTCGGAAGTGGCATTTTTGCTGGTCGAGATGCTGACCAACGCGAGCAACGCTGCACGGCTTCGAGAGAAGATGCGCTTTCCTACGCCCTCCGAGGCCTGGTTCACAACGCCGCAGGTGCCAGCCGCGTGA
- a CDS encoding NADPH-dependent F420 reductase → MTQTIGIIGSGLVGKAVAHLAVAAGYHVVIGNSRGPESLAALVEELGPLARAGTVTEVITAGDIVSIAIPLAAFESLPASQFVGKVVIDHTNYYPDVGGFRQTDLDRAALTSSELMQRHLPGANVVKGLHNLGWIHMQHNARARGDVERTTLPIAGDNHGAKGVVARFIEDIGYNVVDAGLLADSWRIEPNTPIYFWPYAPAIPGHLSEDEAKRLYRQSASPLSPTAARKLIETAERPSPVGGTLEGLPPVHVALFLELASAETVKS, encoded by the coding sequence ATGACTCAAACAATCGGAATCATCGGCTCCGGCCTCGTCGGCAAAGCCGTTGCGCACCTCGCGGTCGCAGCGGGTTATCACGTGGTCATCGGTAACTCTCGCGGCCCGGAATCGCTGGCAGCATTGGTCGAGGAACTGGGACCGCTCGCTCGCGCCGGCACTGTCACGGAGGTGATCACTGCCGGGGACATCGTCTCCATCGCCATCCCGCTGGCGGCATTCGAGTCCTTGCCTGCCAGCCAGTTCGTAGGCAAAGTCGTCATCGATCACACGAATTATTACCCTGACGTGGGTGGTTTCCGACAGACCGACCTCGATCGCGCAGCGCTGACCTCCAGTGAACTGATGCAACGCCATTTGCCAGGGGCTAACGTGGTGAAAGGCCTTCACAACCTGGGCTGGATTCACATGCAGCACAACGCCCGCGCCAGAGGTGATGTCGAACGCACCACATTACCCATCGCCGGGGACAACCATGGCGCGAAAGGCGTCGTGGCACGCTTCATCGAGGATATTGGCTACAACGTGGTCGATGCGGGCTTACTGGCCGACAGCTGGCGCATCGAGCCAAATACACCGATTTATTTTTGGCCCTATGCTCCTGCCATCCCCGGCCATCTGTCAGAGGACGAAGCGAAGCGGCTGTACCGGCAGAGCGCAAGTCCACTTTCTCCCACTGCTGCGCGCAAGCTGATCGAGACCGCCGAGCGCCCTTCTCCCGTGGGCGGCACTCTTGAGGGGCTGCCACCTGTGCATGTCGCCCTGTTCCTCGAATTGGCCAGTGCCGAGACCGTGAAGTCTTAA
- a CDS encoding LysR family transcriptional regulator, whose translation MNTSIDLSEMRTFVAVVTEGSFTLAAQRLGTDKARVSRVVTRMEEKLSARLLTRSTRRLNVTEVGRDYFERAVCILTAAEAAEAAVAEQSREPKGLLRITAGSEFGTLVVDGWIATFLKRAPKVTVDTEYTNRLVDIIHEGVDVAVRVGVLQDSGLSARKLGEVTYGLYAAPDYLHDKATLSAVSDLQHHDLIMKAPRTRPDWTLFNGVDTETFSQAPRATVNSTIGAKNLTLAGIGIAQLPRFMAAPYVAKGSLVRVLPAWYHAPVPVHAVFASSRYMDPKVRSFVDFSLSEFARTVG comes from the coding sequence ATGAATACATCAATCGATCTTTCGGAAATGAGGACGTTCGTCGCGGTGGTGACGGAAGGTTCGTTTACGCTGGCCGCACAACGACTCGGCACTGACAAGGCTCGGGTGAGCCGTGTCGTGACCCGCATGGAGGAGAAACTCAGCGCCCGGCTGCTGACGCGTTCGACGCGTCGGCTGAATGTGACCGAGGTCGGGCGTGATTATTTCGAACGCGCCGTGTGCATTCTCACTGCCGCCGAGGCCGCTGAAGCCGCCGTCGCCGAGCAGTCCAGAGAGCCAAAAGGGTTACTCAGGATCACAGCGGGTTCCGAATTCGGCACGCTGGTCGTCGATGGCTGGATCGCGACATTCCTGAAGCGCGCGCCGAAGGTCACCGTGGACACCGAGTACACCAACCGTCTGGTGGACATTATTCACGAGGGCGTAGATGTCGCCGTGCGTGTCGGCGTATTGCAGGACTCGGGCCTGTCGGCACGCAAGCTGGGGGAGGTGACCTACGGGCTGTACGCAGCCCCTGATTATTTGCACGACAAGGCCACGTTGTCGGCGGTGAGCGATCTCCAGCATCACGACCTGATTATGAAAGCCCCACGCACACGTCCGGACTGGACGCTGTTCAATGGCGTCGACACGGAAACCTTCAGCCAGGCACCTCGCGCCACGGTCAACAGCACCATCGGTGCGAAAAACCTGACGCTGGCCGGTATCGGCATTGCCCAGTTGCCGCGGTTTATGGCGGCGCCTTATGTGGCGAAAGGCTCGCTGGTACGTGTTTTGCCCGCCTGGTATCACGCGCCGGTGCCGGTGCACGCGGTCTTCGCATCCAGCCGTTACATGGACCCGAAAGTACGCAGCTTTGTCGATTTTTCATTAAGCGAATTCGCCAGAACCGTCGGCTGA
- a CDS encoding NAD(P)-binding domain-containing protein — protein MNIGILNTGNIGSRLARAWAAAGHSLVLAKDGEDRKIAPLLTELGHSARLGTQRDAAEFGQAVLFSVYWPRADAMIDAVGDALDGKVVIETMNPLGVTSDFVHFHDHGFMRNNSTAEYLQARLPDARVVKAFSLLAAPVLEAGAWTTSPIKPSVFYVTDDHEAGQITRRLIEDAGLIPVNAGPLMIARQLEQLGVLMHQISQNEYEGDTDLVRLAMTVIEASPGPLVR, from the coding sequence ATGAATATAGGCATTTTGAATACCGGCAACATCGGGAGCCGACTGGCCCGCGCCTGGGCGGCAGCAGGTCATTCATTGGTGCTGGCCAAGGACGGCGAGGATCGCAAGATTGCACCGCTGCTCACCGAACTGGGCCACAGCGCTCGGCTTGGTACTCAACGAGACGCGGCCGAATTCGGCCAAGCGGTGCTGTTCTCGGTGTATTGGCCCAGGGCCGATGCAATGATCGATGCCGTAGGTGACGCCCTCGACGGCAAGGTCGTGATCGAAACCATGAACCCCCTCGGTGTGACCTCCGATTTCGTCCACTTTCACGATCATGGGTTCATGAGGAACAACTCGACCGCCGAGTACCTTCAAGCGCGTCTGCCCGATGCGCGGGTGGTCAAGGCGTTCAGCCTGTTGGCCGCACCCGTGCTCGAAGCGGGGGCGTGGACAACGTCGCCGATCAAGCCCAGTGTCTTCTATGTCACCGATGATCACGAAGCCGGGCAGATCACCCGGCGATTGATCGAAGACGCAGGCTTGATTCCAGTCAACGCCGGTCCTTTGATGATCGCCCGCCAACTCGAGCAGTTGGGCGTCCTCATGCATCAGATTTCGCAGAATGAATATGAGGGCGACACCGATCTGGTGCGTCTGGCAATGACCGTCATCGAGGCCAGCCCTGGTCCCTTGGTGCGCTGA
- a CDS encoding SDR family oxidoreductase, which translates to MPTSLIGKTALVTGGSRGIGRAIAERLAQEGAVVALTYNTDRASADRVVAAIEHAGGRAFALQADLTDAHAIPTVFETLDRQFTERQGSTRLDILVNNAGNAGWGALVNATPESWDTLFAVHARAPFFVVQSALTRLAQGGRIINISSATGSRPLAAVPIYSMAKASINNLTHALASELGPRSITVNAIAPGWVRTDMNAAVREDAGMVKAIEADTALGRFGETDDVAAIVAFLASEEGRWITAQVIEASGGYKL; encoded by the coding sequence ATGCCGACATCACTTATTGGAAAAACCGCACTGGTGACGGGCGGCTCCCGAGGCATTGGTCGCGCCATTGCCGAACGACTTGCTCAAGAGGGAGCCGTCGTTGCGCTGACCTACAACACCGACAGGGCCAGCGCCGACAGGGTGGTCGCGGCCATCGAACACGCAGGGGGCCGTGCCTTCGCGCTTCAGGCGGACCTGACAGATGCCCACGCCATCCCGACCGTCTTCGAGACGCTCGACCGTCAGTTCACCGAGCGTCAGGGCAGTACTCGGCTCGATATCCTGGTCAACAACGCCGGGAATGCGGGCTGGGGAGCGCTGGTCAATGCCACGCCGGAAAGCTGGGACACGCTGTTCGCCGTCCACGCCCGCGCACCGTTTTTTGTCGTTCAATCGGCCTTGACTCGTCTGGCCCAAGGCGGACGGATCATCAACATCTCGTCGGCGACTGGCTCGCGTCCGTTGGCGGCGGTCCCGATTTATTCCATGGCCAAGGCCAGCATCAACAACCTGACCCACGCTCTCGCCTCGGAACTGGGGCCTCGGAGTATTACCGTCAACGCCATCGCGCCGGGCTGGGTTCGCACCGACATGAATGCCGCCGTCCGTGAGGACGCCGGGATGGTCAAGGCCATCGAGGCCGATACCGCATTGGGGCGTTTCGGGGAGACCGATGACGTCGCTGCCATCGTGGCCTTTCTGGCGTCGGAGGAGGGGCGCTGGATCACGGCCCAGGTGATAGAAGCGAGTGGGGGTTACAAACTCTGA
- a CDS encoding LysE family translocator, with the protein MFDPASLVTYVAVVLGLFLIPGPAVLLVITRTLQGGRKLGIATGLGIAAGDLLHTLSAALGLSAILMTSATAFNTVKLVGACYLIYLGVRAIVAKHGATSHPDLPTVSAKQAFLQAVGTEVLNPKTAIFFLAFLPQFVHAGADSSLVQFALLGLIFSGLSVAYTSLIAIAIRPLGRCIKGLAKLRRWEGKLIGTLFVGLGLKVALQQR; encoded by the coding sequence ATGTTCGACCCCGCCTCTCTCGTGACCTACGTCGCTGTCGTCCTCGGTCTGTTTCTGATTCCCGGTCCAGCGGTATTGCTGGTGATCACCCGCACACTGCAAGGCGGTCGAAAGCTGGGCATTGCGACGGGGTTGGGGATTGCGGCGGGAGATCTGCTTCACACTTTGAGCGCCGCACTCGGGTTGTCGGCGATTCTGATGACGTCGGCCACCGCGTTCAACACGGTAAAACTGGTCGGCGCCTGTTATCTGATTTACCTCGGTGTCCGGGCGATCGTCGCCAAACACGGCGCCACAAGCCACCCAGACCTGCCCACCGTCAGCGCGAAACAGGCGTTCTTGCAAGCCGTGGGCACCGAAGTCCTGAACCCGAAAACGGCGATCTTCTTCCTCGCCTTTCTGCCCCAGTTCGTTCACGCCGGAGCTGATTCTTCATTGGTGCAGTTCGCCCTGCTGGGGCTGATTTTCTCCGGGCTGAGCGTTGCGTACACCAGCCTCATCGCAATTGCCATCCGCCCATTGGGGCGGTGTATCAAAGGCCTGGCGAAACTCCGTCGCTGGGAAGGCAAACTGATCGGCACACTGTTTGTGGGGTTGGGATTGAAGGTGGCGTTGCAGCAGCGGTAA
- a CDS encoding DUF2845 domain-containing protein — translation MPRLAKRIASIALLSLVTLCAEASMRCDNGIASEGDAMAQVIQKCGSPASREQIATGEDRRDIDRRKYTTIEQWVYGPRSGMYQYLRFEGGKLVQIKGER, via the coding sequence ATGCCACGTCTCGCGAAACGAATCGCCAGCATTGCATTGCTGTCTCTTGTCACACTCTGCGCCGAGGCCTCGATGCGATGCGACAACGGAATCGCCTCCGAAGGCGACGCCATGGCACAGGTCATTCAAAAATGCGGCTCCCCCGCCAGCCGCGAACAGATCGCGACTGGCGAAGACAGACGCGACATTGATCGCCGCAAATACACGACAATTGAACAATGGGTCTATGGGCCTCGTAGCGGAATGTATCAGTACCTGAGATTTGAAGGAGGCAAACTGGTACAGATCAAGGGAGAGCGGTGA
- a CDS encoding LysR family transcriptional regulator → MSDRLAALRLFARVARTGSFSAAGREMGLSQPSASRILANLEDEVGVVLLARSTRAVTLTDAGKLYLERIDPILLAIDDADHAVRGNGELSGQLRVGASISFAAREVIPRLGHFLESHPRLRIAFVFSDHLQDLISDSIDVALRFGTLEDSSAVARLIGTPRRFLAASPAYLNRFGAPKSPADLASHSIIMGPSGFSREAWVFQRDGQTMTVRVEGRITVSVNEAATAAALAHLGIISTGLWGCRADIESGRLVEVLPDWEMGSKAVHAIYPPGQPIKPSARALIDFLVEELN, encoded by the coding sequence ATGAGTGATCGTCTTGCCGCATTAAGGCTGTTTGCCCGCGTGGCGCGCACGGGCAGTTTTTCTGCGGCAGGTCGCGAGATGGGGCTTTCGCAGCCGTCCGCTTCACGGATCCTGGCGAACCTGGAAGATGAGGTCGGTGTGGTGTTGCTGGCCCGATCGACGCGAGCCGTGACCCTGACGGATGCAGGAAAACTTTACCTTGAGCGCATCGATCCTATTCTGCTTGCGATTGACGATGCCGATCACGCCGTGCGCGGGAACGGCGAGCTCAGCGGGCAGTTGCGAGTCGGCGCCTCCATCAGTTTTGCGGCCCGGGAGGTGATCCCTCGTCTAGGCCATTTTTTGGAATCACACCCCAGACTGCGCATTGCTTTCGTATTTTCGGACCACCTACAAGATCTAATCTCGGATTCGATTGATGTCGCCCTACGCTTTGGAACACTCGAAGACTCGTCTGCGGTGGCTCGCCTCATTGGCACGCCGCGGCGCTTTTTGGCAGCGTCGCCCGCGTACCTCAATCGATTCGGTGCACCCAAGTCCCCAGCCGATCTGGCCTCGCACTCGATCATCATGGGCCCATCGGGGTTTTCGAGGGAGGCATGGGTTTTCCAACGCGATGGGCAAACCATGACGGTGCGAGTAGAGGGCAGAATCACAGTGTCGGTCAACGAGGCCGCTACAGCAGCGGCGCTGGCACACCTGGGCATCATTTCCACGGGGTTGTGGGGATGCCGGGCAGACATCGAAAGCGGTCGGCTCGTGGAGGTACTCCCCGACTGGGAGATGGGCAGCAAGGCCGTTCACGCCATTTACCCCCCGGGGCAACCCATCAAACCTTCAGCGCGAGCGCTGATCGACTTTTTAGTTGAGGAATTGAATTAA
- a CDS encoding peroxiredoxin-like family protein, with the protein MNPLRRKPKMSLQAKLDAVRQDFESKIPSNALAVMHASTDALIASGHARRALQTGDHAPEFALPDSEGTVFTSHDLRLKGPIVITFYRGVWCPYCNLELQALEGMRTDIQARGATLIAISQQTPGNSRASRRDNALGFPILIDKCGVVAAEFGIRWTLEGSIRTLYEQFGVNLETFNGEPSWTLPIPGRYIIDTRGVIAYAEINPDYTRRPEPEELLPVLDALLENAGVYRETENAL; encoded by the coding sequence GTGAATCCATTACGCAGGAAACCCAAGATGTCACTCCAGGCCAAACTCGATGCCGTCAGGCAAGATTTCGAATCGAAGATTCCATCTAACGCCTTGGCCGTCATGCACGCGTCAACCGATGCACTGATTGCATCCGGGCATGCACGGCGTGCGCTCCAAACAGGTGATCACGCACCTGAATTCGCGCTCCCTGATTCGGAAGGTACCGTCTTCACGTCCCATGACCTGCGCTTAAAGGGGCCCATCGTCATCACCTTCTATCGAGGCGTATGGTGCCCTTACTGCAATCTTGAACTGCAAGCGCTTGAGGGCATGCGAACAGACATTCAGGCCAGAGGCGCGACACTGATTGCGATTTCTCAGCAGACCCCGGGAAACAGTCGTGCGTCCCGCCGAGACAACGCTCTGGGGTTCCCTATCTTGATCGATAAGTGCGGTGTCGTCGCTGCCGAGTTCGGCATTCGCTGGACGCTAGAGGGCAGCATCCGAACGCTCTACGAACAGTTCGGGGTGAACCTGGAAACGTTCAATGGTGAGCCCAGCTGGACATTGCCTATACCGGGGCGCTACATCATCGATACCCGAGGCGTCATCGCTTACGCGGAGATTAATCCAGACTACACACGGCGCCCGGAGCCTGAAGAGCTGCTACCGGTACTGGACGCGTTGCTGGAAAACGCAGGTGTTTATCGTGAGACGGAAAATGCGCTTTGA